A stretch of Metabacillus sp. FJAT-52054 DNA encodes these proteins:
- a CDS encoding YwmB family TATA-box binding protein: MDKIKQMMLIALMFIVVTAACGKIVEAAIKKPEIAQLAVAFQDQGIEVKEWTIYSKKKISMPSEKFSENVKRFTQQHRLFKWSIERTSSGWKAAGTKVNKNLGATESLQIISTDTNSQSNSYILYQVHGRGESRNWANIHTHFKKQSFDIFHEYPTIFSCIEGSVDDKMVGVLHLTDALLNEFNAVPLEKLKEKDFISVSAYTARWEQKIPAEQGSMNMQVAVRHGGLGENTTVVAGTPIITTEY; the protein is encoded by the coding sequence ATGGATAAAATAAAACAGATGATGTTGATCGCTCTTATGTTTATTGTCGTCACCGCTGCATGCGGAAAAATTGTGGAGGCAGCCATTAAAAAGCCGGAAATAGCACAATTGGCCGTCGCGTTTCAAGATCAGGGTATAGAAGTAAAGGAATGGACGATCTACTCCAAGAAAAAAATTTCGATGCCAAGTGAAAAATTTTCGGAAAATGTGAAACGTTTTACACAGCAGCATCGTCTTTTTAAGTGGTCGATCGAACGGACCAGCAGTGGCTGGAAGGCAGCAGGCACGAAAGTGAACAAAAACCTGGGTGCCACGGAATCATTGCAAATTATATCAACCGACACAAATAGCCAATCGAACTCGTATATCCTGTATCAAGTCCATGGCCGTGGTGAATCCCGGAATTGGGCTAACATTCATACACATTTTAAAAAGCAATCATTCGACATTTTTCATGAATATCCCACAATTTTCTCTTGTATTGAAGGCAGTGTAGATGATAAGATGGTAGGTGTTTTGCATCTAACTGATGCTTTGCTCAACGAATTTAACGCGGTACCGCTTGAAAAGCTTAAAGAAAAAGATTTCATTTCGGTATCAGCATATACAGCACGCTGGGAGCAAAAGATCCCGGCTGAACAAGGCAGCATGAACATGCAAGTGGCCGTTAGACACGGCGGATTGGGCGAAAATACTACAGTAGTCGCAGGAACACCAATCATCACGACTGAATATTAA
- the murA gene encoding UDP-N-acetylglucosamine 1-carboxyvinyltransferase has translation MEKIIVRGGQKLNGTVKVEGAKNAVLPVIAASLLASEDKSIICDVPTLSDVYTINEVLRHLGADVHFENNQVIVDASKELSTEAPFEYVRKMRASVLVMGPLLARLGRARVALPGGCAIGSRPIDQHLKGFEAMGAIIKVGNGFIDAEVKGRLRGAKIYLDFPSVGATENIIMAAALAEGTTTLENCAKEPEIVDLANYINAMGGKIRGAGTGTIRIEGVSELKGAQHNIIPDRIEAGTFMVAAAITGGNVLVKGAVPEHLASLVAKMEEMGVEIIEEEDGLRVIGPAELKAVDIKTMPHPGFPTDMQSQMMALLLQAKGTSMITETVFENRFMHVEEFRRMNGEIKIEGRSVIINGPGELQGAEVAATDLRAGAALVLAGLVSEGYTRVMELKHIDRGYVNFHGKLAGIGADIERITTDDQSITPEQQAVSDLNA, from the coding sequence TTGGAAAAAATCATCGTCCGCGGCGGTCAGAAGTTGAACGGCACAGTAAAGGTAGAAGGTGCCAAAAATGCCGTTTTACCGGTTATCGCTGCATCCTTATTAGCTAGTGAAGATAAGAGCATTATTTGTGATGTACCTACGCTCTCCGATGTATATACGATTAATGAAGTTCTGCGCCACCTTGGTGCAGATGTCCATTTCGAAAACAATCAGGTAATTGTAGATGCATCCAAAGAGCTTAGCACCGAAGCACCATTTGAATATGTGCGTAAAATGCGGGCATCCGTTCTTGTAATGGGACCGCTCTTGGCAAGACTTGGCCGCGCGCGTGTAGCACTGCCGGGCGGATGTGCAATCGGTTCACGTCCAATTGATCAGCATCTTAAAGGCTTTGAAGCCATGGGCGCGATCATCAAAGTTGGAAATGGCTTTATTGACGCCGAAGTAAAGGGCAGACTGCGCGGAGCTAAAATTTATTTGGACTTCCCGAGTGTAGGTGCCACTGAAAATATCATCATGGCCGCTGCACTTGCAGAGGGTACAACAACCCTTGAAAACTGTGCAAAAGAGCCAGAGATCGTTGACTTGGCGAACTACATCAATGCTATGGGTGGAAAAATTCGCGGAGCTGGAACAGGTACGATCCGTATTGAGGGTGTATCTGAACTAAAAGGCGCTCAGCACAACATCATTCCTGACCGTATTGAGGCAGGAACCTTCATGGTGGCTGCAGCGATTACAGGCGGAAACGTCCTTGTAAAAGGCGCTGTACCTGAACACCTTGCTTCATTAGTAGCGAAAATGGAAGAAATGGGCGTAGAAATCATCGAAGAAGAAGATGGTTTGCGTGTCATTGGACCAGCAGAATTAAAAGCGGTAGACATCAAAACCATGCCTCACCCAGGATTCCCGACAGACATGCAATCTCAAATGATGGCATTGCTTCTTCAGGCAAAGGGCACAAGCATGATTACAGAAACCGTATTTGAAAACCGCTTCATGCACGTGGAAGAATTCCGCCGCATGAACGGAGAAATCAAAATCGAAGGCCGTTCCGTGATCATCAACGGACCTGGCGAGCTTCAAGGAGCAGAAGTAGCAGCAACAGACTTGCGTGCAGGTGCCGCTCTTGTCCTGGCTGGCCTCGTATCCGAAGGGTATACACGCGTAATGGAACTGAAGCACATCGACCGCGGCTACGTAAACTTCCACGGCAAACTTGCCGGAATCGGAGCCGACATCGAACGCATCACAACCGACGACCAATCCATCACACCAGAACAGCAAGCTGTTTCGGACTTAAATGCATAA
- a CDS encoding DUF1146 family protein produces the protein MIEFSQQALTGLVSHLFFIAVTWWALQSLNFDKFIRSGRVVQAQVLLILLTIAIAYLVSSFFLDYLFWSKELPSLFYVYALIPLGI, from the coding sequence ATGATTGAATTTTCACAGCAGGCTTTAACCGGTTTAGTGTCGCATCTATTTTTCATCGCCGTCACCTGGTGGGCGCTTCAGTCGCTGAATTTCGACAAATTTATTCGAAGCGGACGTGTGGTCCAGGCCCAGGTCCTTCTTATATTGCTGACAATTGCCATTGCTTACCTGGTCAGCAGTTTTTTCCTTGATTATTTATTTTGGTCAAAGGAACTTCCTTCCCTATTTTACGTTTACGCCTTAATTCCACTGGGAATATAG